From Pseudoalteromonas sp. DL-6, one genomic window encodes:
- a CDS encoding methionine aminotransferase: MFDSKLPNLGISIFSQMSGLANKFSAINLSQGFPEFDTPEYLKAQLSQYVTQGANQYSPSSGVPKLQQQIAALVQRKYKAKIDGTSQVTVTSGATEALFVAIQTIVREGDDVIVFDPAYDSYQPAIELAGGKSVHVALAAPDYAINWQTVNQAITANTRAIIINTPHNPSGKVLKQQDINELKKLVSAHNLYVISDEVYEHITFDQQPHLSALGDEELLAKSFVISSFGKTFHSTGWKMGYCIAPADLSEEFRKIHQYVTFSSFTPAQHALADMLEQHADHIDQLSDFYQHKRDVLSNALQNSRFSILPSEGTYFLLLDYSDVSDLNDVEFCQWLVEQAGVAAIPLSVFYQQPNNDKVIRLCFAKNDQTLMEAAQILCQL, encoded by the coding sequence GTGTTTGACAGTAAACTCCCCAATTTAGGTATTAGTATATTTAGCCAAATGAGTGGCTTGGCTAATAAGTTTTCGGCAATTAATCTTTCGCAAGGTTTTCCTGAGTTTGATACCCCTGAGTATTTAAAAGCGCAGTTAAGCCAGTATGTAACGCAAGGAGCTAATCAATACTCGCCTTCCAGCGGTGTACCTAAACTGCAGCAGCAAATTGCAGCATTAGTTCAGCGAAAATACAAAGCGAAAATTGATGGCACAAGCCAAGTAACTGTAACCTCAGGGGCAACCGAAGCATTATTTGTGGCTATTCAAACTATTGTGCGCGAGGGTGATGACGTTATTGTATTTGATCCTGCTTACGACTCATATCAACCAGCCATTGAACTGGCTGGCGGCAAGTCAGTGCACGTTGCGCTAGCCGCGCCAGATTACGCTATAAATTGGCAAACAGTAAATCAAGCAATTACAGCAAATACTCGCGCAATTATTATTAACACGCCGCATAACCCCAGTGGCAAAGTGTTAAAACAGCAAGATATCAACGAACTAAAAAAACTAGTGAGTGCTCACAATTTATATGTAATCAGCGATGAGGTTTATGAGCATATAACGTTTGATCAACAACCACATTTAAGCGCACTCGGTGACGAGGAACTACTGGCAAAAAGCTTTGTTATTTCAAGCTTTGGTAAAACCTTTCATAGCACCGGTTGGAAGATGGGTTACTGTATTGCACCCGCTGATTTAAGCGAAGAATTTCGAAAAATTCATCAGTATGTTACTTTTTCAAGTTTTACGCCTGCGCAGCATGCATTAGCAGATATGTTAGAGCAACACGCTGACCATATTGACCAGCTAAGTGATTTTTATCAACATAAGCGCGATGTGCTTAGTAATGCTCTACAAAATAGTCGCTTTAGTATTTTACCAAGTGAGGGTACCTACTTTTTACTGCTTGATTACAGTGATGTATCCGATTTAAATGACGTAGAATTTTGTCAGTGGTTGGTAGAGCAAGCTGGGGTGGCAGCCATTCCGCTAAGTGTATTTTATCAACAGCCAAATAACGATAAAGTTATTCGTTTATGTTTTGCTAAAAACGATCAAACCCTAATGGAGGCGGCGCAGATTTTATGTCAACTTTAA
- a CDS encoding methylthioribulose 1-phosphate dehydratase: MQDNHTAISNLIEAAKWISQQGWVPASGGNLSARTQNGFVITTNGCDKAQLTHEHFLQLDHQNLNTPQVLSSEAKLHLSLYQLIPEAQCVLHTQSVAATVLSQVTQAHQLDLSGYEMQKALSGFTSHLETLSIPIFDNDQDIDRLSLLVSDHHLHSPIKFGVLIRGHGLYAVGKNITEVRRHLEALEFLFSCELERLKITGIQASNTLHHR; the protein is encoded by the coding sequence ATGCAAGACAACCATACCGCTATTTCAAACCTTATAGAAGCCGCAAAATGGATTAGCCAACAAGGTTGGGTTCCTGCCTCGGGTGGAAATTTATCAGCTCGCACCCAAAATGGCTTCGTTATAACGACTAATGGCTGCGATAAGGCCCAACTTACCCATGAGCATTTTTTACAGTTAGACCACCAAAACTTAAATACTCCTCAGGTGTTATCAAGCGAAGCGAAATTACATTTAAGTTTGTATCAGTTAATTCCTGAGGCGCAATGTGTATTGCATACTCAATCTGTTGCAGCAACGGTGCTTTCACAAGTAACGCAAGCTCATCAGCTTGATTTAAGCGGTTACGAAATGCAAAAAGCGCTCAGTGGTTTTACCTCACATTTAGAAACCTTAAGCATTCCTATTTTTGATAACGACCAAGATATTGACCGTTTAAGCTTATTAGTCAGCGATCACCATTTGCACTCACCGATTAAATTTGGTGTATTAATTCGCGGTCATGGCTTATATGCAGTTGGCAAAAATATTACTGAAGTGCGTCGCCACCTAGAAGCACTAGAGTTTTTGTTTAGCTGCGAATTAGAGCGATTAAAAATCACCGGCATTCAAGCGAGCAATACACTTCATCATCGATAA
- a CDS encoding FMN-binding glutamate synthase family protein: protein MSQFIMFSIDVFASLFIVALGLLVVLIAIFYIRDVTQTKHAIRRNYPVIGRFRYFFERQGEFFRQYFFALDREEMPFNRAERSWVYRAAKDVDHTAAFGSTQSLETTGTVMFMNCAFPTLDEEALAPSNVTLGPYCKFPYTTNSLFNISGMSFGALSSPAVRALSKGAKLAGCWMNTGEGGLSPYHLEGGADIVFQIGTAKNGVRDEQGNLSTEKLKAVAAHPTVKMFELKMSQGAKPGKGGMLPGRKVNAEIAKIRGIPEGQDSISPNGHPEIKNPNDILDMLTTIRTATGKPTGFKAVIGEHTWLESLFAEINHRGIESAPDFITIDSADGGTGAAPQSLLDSVGLPLKESLPLVIQLLKKHGLRERVKIIVSGKLIVPSKVAWALALGADFVVSARGHMFALGCIQAMQCNKDTCPTGITTHNERLQRGLNVEDKAQRVANYNEYIHYGAGLIAHSCGVTSARELKRKHVRIVQESGLSEPLDKMYEHYH from the coding sequence ATGAGCCAATTTATAATGTTCAGTATCGATGTGTTTGCCAGCCTTTTTATTGTTGCATTGGGATTGCTGGTTGTATTAATTGCTATTTTTTATATTCGAGATGTTACGCAAACAAAGCATGCTATTAGGCGTAACTATCCCGTAATTGGACGTTTTCGTTATTTCTTTGAGCGTCAAGGTGAGTTTTTTAGGCAGTATTTTTTTGCCCTAGACCGTGAAGAAATGCCCTTTAATCGCGCCGAGCGTAGTTGGGTCTACCGCGCGGCGAAAGATGTTGATCATACGGCCGCTTTTGGCTCAACTCAAAGCTTAGAGACCACAGGCACCGTCATGTTTATGAACTGTGCATTTCCCACCTTAGATGAAGAAGCCTTAGCGCCGAGCAACGTAACGCTTGGCCCTTATTGTAAATTTCCTTACACCACAAATTCGTTATTTAATATATCGGGCATGAGCTTTGGTGCGCTATCAAGCCCGGCTGTACGTGCACTATCGAAGGGGGCAAAATTAGCAGGATGTTGGATGAACACGGGGGAAGGCGGGCTTAGTCCGTATCACTTAGAAGGTGGCGCCGATATTGTATTTCAAATTGGCACCGCAAAAAACGGTGTACGCGACGAGCAGGGAAATTTAAGTACAGAAAAACTAAAAGCCGTTGCTGCACACCCAACAGTTAAAATGTTTGAACTGAAAATGAGCCAAGGTGCTAAGCCAGGCAAAGGCGGCATGTTACCTGGGCGAAAAGTGAATGCTGAAATTGCCAAAATAAGAGGTATACCCGAAGGGCAGGATTCTATTAGCCCAAACGGGCACCCAGAAATAAAAAATCCAAACGATATTCTAGACATGCTTACCACCATCAGAACTGCAACGGGTAAACCAACAGGCTTTAAAGCGGTTATTGGTGAACATACTTGGTTAGAAAGTTTATTTGCCGAGATAAATCATCGTGGCATTGAGTCTGCACCCGACTTTATAACTATTGATAGTGCTGATGGGGGCACAGGCGCAGCACCACAGTCTTTATTAGATTCTGTGGGGTTACCGCTTAAAGAAAGCCTGCCTCTAGTTATACAGCTATTAAAGAAGCATGGTCTTAGAGAGCGAGTTAAAATTATTGTTTCGGGTAAATTAATAGTGCCTTCCAAAGTCGCATGGGCATTAGCACTAGGAGCCGACTTTGTGGTTTCTGCGCGAGGGCATATGTTTGCACTAGGCTGCATTCAGGCGATGCAATGTAATAAAGATACCTGCCCAACAGGAATTACTACGCATAATGAACGTTTGCAACGTGGTTTAAATGTTGAAGATAAAGCGCAGCGGGTCGCAAATTATAATGAATACATCCATTACGGTGCAGGGCTTATTGCACATTCTTGTGGCGTTACCAGTGCTCGCGAATTAAAACGCAAACATGTGCGTATTGTGCAAGAAAGCGGCCTTTCTGAGCCGCTAGATAAAATGTACGAGCATTATCATTAA
- a CDS encoding DUF885 domain-containing protein: protein MNLSLSKKMRLSLLSVTLMCSLSACQLTTINADQQFTQTAENIVQHRQNVSPYSNPEGVDGYLLPNLSADFLAQQYQKNTQLLADLDAIDMSKLSDENQINYSIIRAQVQNSVDEYVFNAHYMPLTSEYGFHSSLSFIVNSSDYKTAQDYQNYLKRLQQVPRFFEQNIGWMRKGLEVGLTQPKAVLIGYQDSITAYIVDDVTQSEFYKPFLNNTAGLSDSEFAALQQQAKAIISGQVINAYKDYLTFFNTEYLPGARSDIGISSTPNGEAFYANRAKYYTTTQMTPKEIHELGLSEVARIRSEMEAVIKEVGFKGTFAEFIHFLRTDPQFYATTPEQLLKEAAYIAKKMDAQLPKLFHTLPRKPYGVAPVPANIAPKYTTGRYSGSSRDDQAGFYWVNTYALDKRPLYALEALTLHEAVPGHHLQISLNAELESLPSYRRDAYLSAFGEGWGLYSEYLGVEAGFYQDPYSNFGRLTYEMWRAARLVVDTGMHMYGWSRERAMNFMADNTALSLHNVKTETDRYISWPAQALSYKIGELTIKRLRAEAEQALGQQFDIREFHHQILRHGSVPLSVLEQQIRLYIQAELAKTDS, encoded by the coding sequence ATGAATTTATCTCTTTCAAAAAAAATGCGTCTTTCCTTATTAAGTGTCACCTTAATGTGCTCATTAAGCGCGTGTCAGCTCACTACAATTAATGCCGATCAGCAATTTACGCAAACCGCTGAAAATATCGTACAACACCGCCAAAATGTAAGCCCATATAGTAATCCTGAGGGAGTTGATGGCTATTTATTACCTAACTTATCGGCTGACTTTTTAGCGCAGCAGTATCAAAAAAACACCCAGTTATTGGCTGATTTAGATGCAATAGATATGAGCAAGCTGAGTGATGAAAACCAAATTAATTACAGTATTATTCGAGCGCAAGTGCAAAATAGTGTTGATGAATATGTATTTAACGCACACTACATGCCTTTAACGTCAGAGTATGGCTTTCATTCAAGCCTATCGTTTATTGTTAATAGCTCGGATTATAAAACTGCACAAGATTATCAAAACTACCTAAAGCGATTACAGCAAGTGCCGCGCTTTTTTGAGCAAAATATAGGCTGGATGCGTAAAGGATTAGAAGTTGGTTTAACTCAACCCAAAGCGGTATTAATTGGCTATCAAGATTCTATTACTGCCTACATTGTTGACGATGTAACACAATCTGAATTTTATAAGCCGTTTTTAAACAATACCGCTGGCTTAAGTGACAGTGAATTTGCAGCGTTACAGCAACAAGCTAAAGCCATTATTAGTGGCCAAGTTATTAATGCTTATAAAGATTACTTAACTTTTTTTAATACTGAATACTTACCTGGCGCGCGCAGCGATATTGGCATTTCGTCTACTCCCAATGGCGAAGCCTTTTATGCAAATCGTGCTAAGTATTACACCACAACACAAATGACCCCAAAAGAAATCCATGAGCTGGGTTTATCTGAGGTGGCGCGTATTCGCAGTGAGATGGAAGCGGTCATTAAAGAGGTGGGCTTTAAGGGCACGTTTGCAGAATTTATCCACTTTTTACGTACCGATCCGCAATTTTACGCCACAACGCCTGAGCAATTATTAAAAGAGGCCGCGTACATTGCCAAAAAAATGGATGCACAGTTACCTAAATTATTTCATACCTTACCGCGTAAACCTTATGGCGTAGCGCCGGTGCCTGCCAATATTGCCCCTAAGTATACTACTGGGCGCTATTCAGGTTCGAGCCGTGACGATCAAGCCGGTTTTTATTGGGTGAATACTTACGCTTTAGATAAACGACCACTCTATGCTTTAGAGGCATTAACACTGCACGAAGCTGTCCCGGGCCATCATTTACAAATATCACTCAATGCAGAACTTGAAAGCTTACCTAGCTATCGCCGAGATGCCTATTTATCAGCGTTTGGTGAGGGCTGGGGGTTGTATTCAGAGTACTTAGGGGTCGAGGCAGGCTTTTATCAAGACCCATACAGCAACTTTGGTCGTTTAACCTACGAAATGTGGCGTGCTGCACGTTTAGTGGTTGATACGGGGATGCACATGTATGGCTGGAGCCGAGAGCGTGCGATGAACTTTATGGCCGATAATACAGCGCTTTCATTACACAATGTAAAAACAGAAACCGACCGTTATATTTCGTGGCCTGCTCAAGCGCTGTCTTACAAAATTGGTGAGTTAACAATTAAACGCTTGCGCGCAGAGGCTGAGCAAGCATTAGGTCAGCAGTTTGATATTCGTGAGTTCCATCATCAAATTTTGCGTCACGGTTCGGTACCTTTGTCGGTGCTTGAGCAGCAAATACGTTTGTATATACAAGCAGAGTTAGCAAAAACAGATAGCTAA
- a CDS encoding diguanylate cyclase, with protein MAIAQEKMTKVCMFLEHHVLPPTPLNFQVVYTYISKIHFALNNAIDDAIDAHQNIDELFIEQLYFEYLNQGHKTEVAMIENVNGVINSLSRNAQQTEKKLNDFAGHVNDCLHSLDENNIANSRIALERLNEQTQLLLSQQAQFKQELSQAKKLHEATKKQLNTLRKQHVIDPQTGLYKRHYLTKQTQLWLKQDKSISAIAIQIDNLEHFIDNFGDAIGEVILNKVAKQVQKYVSQSGLAGRSAKDQFIVLLANIEPETAKLIAQKVIAGVEKLRFISSKSDLKLPPISLSLGITEQQQGDFNQLVKSASNAAFKSRTSQ; from the coding sequence ATGGCTATAGCACAAGAAAAAATGACAAAAGTATGTATGTTTTTAGAACATCATGTTTTGCCTCCTACCCCCTTAAATTTTCAAGTTGTGTATACATACATTAGTAAAATCCATTTTGCGCTTAATAATGCTATTGATGATGCTATTGATGCCCATCAAAATATTGATGAGCTATTTATTGAGCAACTCTATTTTGAATATTTAAATCAAGGTCATAAAACCGAAGTAGCAATGATTGAAAACGTCAATGGTGTGATCAATTCACTGTCTCGAAATGCACAGCAAACCGAAAAAAAACTTAACGATTTTGCAGGTCATGTTAATGACTGCTTGCATTCTTTAGATGAAAATAATATTGCTAACAGCCGCATCGCCTTAGAAAGGCTTAATGAGCAAACTCAGTTACTGCTCTCGCAACAAGCCCAATTTAAACAAGAACTAAGTCAGGCAAAAAAGCTACACGAAGCAACTAAAAAACAACTCAATACCTTGCGCAAACAACATGTGATTGACCCACAAACAGGCTTATACAAACGCCATTATTTAACTAAACAAACACAGTTATGGTTAAAACAAGACAAATCAATCTCAGCAATTGCCATTCAAATTGATAATTTAGAGCATTTTATTGATAATTTTGGCGATGCAATTGGCGAAGTGATTTTAAATAAAGTAGCTAAGCAAGTGCAGAAGTATGTTTCGCAAAGTGGCTTAGCTGGGCGCTCTGCAAAAGACCAATTTATCGTTCTACTTGCTAACATTGAGCCAGAAACAGCTAAGCTGATTGCACAAAAGGTAATAGCTGGGGTTGAAAAGCTACGTTTTATCAGTTCAAAAAGCGATTTAAAACTCCCTCCAATTTCTCTCTCTCTAGGGATTACAGAGCAACAACAAGGCGACTTTAATCAGTTGGTTAAAAGTGCCTCAAACGCGGCGTTTAAATCACGCACATCTCAATAG
- the ubiE gene encoding bifunctional demethylmenaquinone methyltransferase/2-methoxy-6-polyprenyl-1,4-benzoquinol methylase UbiE codes for MNENPEKTTHFGYKTVAETEKASMVADVFHSVATKYDVMNDLMSFGIHRLWKRQTIASSGIRKGHHVLDLAGGTGDLTAKFSQLVGDTGQVVLGDINSSMLKVGREKLHNLGLVGNIDYVQMNAEALPFPDNSFDLITIAFGLRNVTDQNKALRSMYRILKPGGRLLILEFSKPEQELLSKAYDFYSFNILPTMGKLVANDSESYQYLAESIRMHPDQETLKRMMVEAGFEQATYQNLTGGIVALHRGFKY; via the coding sequence ATGAACGAGAACCCTGAAAAGACCACGCATTTTGGCTATAAAACTGTTGCCGAAACCGAAAAAGCTTCTATGGTTGCTGATGTATTTCATTCTGTTGCGACAAAGTACGATGTTATGAATGATCTCATGTCTTTTGGTATTCATCGTTTATGGAAACGCCAAACAATTGCTAGTTCAGGAATTCGTAAAGGTCATCATGTATTAGACTTAGCCGGTGGTACTGGCGATTTAACCGCAAAGTTTAGCCAACTTGTTGGCGATACCGGTCAGGTTGTTCTAGGTGATATAAACTCTTCAATGCTAAAGGTAGGCCGTGAAAAACTGCATAACTTAGGCCTTGTCGGTAACATTGATTACGTGCAAATGAATGCTGAAGCGTTGCCATTCCCTGATAATAGTTTTGATTTAATTACGATTGCCTTTGGTCTGCGTAATGTAACCGACCAAAACAAAGCGCTGCGCTCTATGTACCGTATTTTAAAGCCAGGTGGTCGTTTACTGATTCTTGAGTTTTCAAAACCGGAGCAAGAGCTTCTTAGCAAGGCGTATGATTTTTACTCTTTCAACATTTTACCTACTATGGGCAAACTGGTAGCTAACGACAGTGAATCGTACCAATACTTAGCTGAGTCAATTCGTATGCACCCAGATCAAGAAACACTTAAAAGAATGATGGTCGAAGCAGGATTTGAGCAAGCGACTTATCAAAACCTAACCGGTGGTATTGTTGCCCTTCATCGTGGATTTAAATACTAA
- a CDS encoding SCP2 sterol-binding domain-containing protein — translation MALEEHNKEQSAAGSFFMLPSFVLSLIEQVLNQALKLDPSLVDKLKSVEHQRLLVEVRDWQQKIAITYANQQLHLYTAIDVTSADCMISANINTLLTLKNPAMLTQLIRQNKLDLQGDLNIAQSYSSAFSSVDIDWPEQLAKHIGDAPAQQLYLYLKSFKQQGKKAKSQLDSTFISVCQDELAITIHPLELEQFKQQNRALKGQVAAIEQRINALIKAL, via the coding sequence ATGGCGCTTGAAGAACACAATAAAGAACAATCAGCGGCAGGCAGTTTTTTTATGCTACCAAGCTTTGTACTTTCGCTGATTGAGCAAGTATTAAATCAAGCACTTAAACTCGACCCGAGCTTAGTCGATAAGCTAAAATCGGTAGAACATCAGCGTTTATTAGTTGAAGTTAGAGATTGGCAGCAAAAAATAGCCATTACCTATGCCAATCAGCAGCTACATCTTTACACAGCAATAGATGTTACAAGCGCTGACTGTATGATCAGTGCCAATATTAATACCTTGCTTACACTTAAAAATCCAGCCATGCTTACTCAGCTTATTCGCCAAAACAAGCTTGATTTACAAGGTGATTTAAACATAGCTCAAAGCTATAGTTCAGCTTTTTCAAGTGTAGATATTGATTGGCCAGAGCAACTAGCAAAGCATATTGGCGACGCGCCTGCACAACAGCTTTATTTGTACTTGAAATCATTTAAGCAGCAAGGTAAAAAAGCAAAATCACAGCTCGACAGCACTTTTATTAGTGTGTGCCAAGACGAACTGGCAATCACCATTCATCCATTAGAGCTTGAGCAATTTAAACAACAAAATAGAGCACTAAAAGGCCAAGTTGCCGCCATTGAGCAACGTATTAATGCCCTAATTAAAGCCCTTTAA
- the ubiB gene encoding ubiquinone biosynthesis regulatory protein kinase UbiB, whose translation MSTARLYYITRTLLSYGLDELVPKHKVPWFAKIARGSLFWLRNQHKDKPPGLRLRLALQQLGPVWIKFGQMLSTRRDLLPHDIALELAFLQDQVEPFEGELAQEIIEKALEIDNISELFSEFSQTPLASASIAQVHTATLIDAQGDSQDVVIKVIRPNIEQQINADLALMEKLAKVIGKLINEARRLRPVEVVKEYKKTLLDELDLMREGANGIQLKRNFEGSESLYIPAVYSDYSRSNVLVMERIYGIPVSDTEALMAQNTNMKLLAERGVEVFFTQVFRDSFFHADMHPGNIFVSREHPHNPKYIGIDCGIVGTLNKEDKRYLAENFIAFFNRDYRQVAQLHVDSGWVPPDTSIEEFEFAIRTVCEPIFNKPLAEISFGHVLVNLFNTARRFNMQVQPQLVLLQKTLLYVEGLGRQLYPQLDLWKTAKPFLEDWVKQQVGPLSVLKQMYANLPFWAEKMPELPDLIYQNLKRAPHAYAPATKVSHKPLVLGLFSSAAMIVSTLFYLQHNLIAAGAVLSCAVIGFIAAWRRA comes from the coding sequence GTGTCAACTGCCCGACTGTATTACATAACTAGAACTCTGCTTAGCTACGGACTTGATGAGCTTGTACCTAAACATAAAGTACCTTGGTTTGCTAAAATCGCTCGTGGCAGCTTGTTTTGGTTACGCAATCAACACAAAGATAAACCCCCTGGCTTAAGACTTCGCTTAGCACTGCAACAACTTGGCCCTGTGTGGATAAAGTTTGGCCAAATGCTCTCAACTCGACGCGACTTACTGCCTCATGACATCGCCTTGGAATTAGCCTTTTTACAAGATCAGGTAGAGCCGTTTGAAGGTGAGCTGGCACAGGAAATCATCGAAAAAGCATTAGAAATAGATAATATTAGCGAGTTATTTAGCGAATTCTCACAAACACCTCTGGCATCGGCATCAATTGCTCAAGTGCATACGGCTACCCTTATTGACGCGCAGGGCGATTCGCAAGATGTCGTTATTAAAGTTATTCGTCCTAATATTGAACAGCAAATAAATGCCGACTTAGCCTTAATGGAAAAATTAGCTAAGGTGATTGGTAAGTTAATTAACGAAGCAAGACGCTTACGCCCTGTAGAAGTGGTTAAAGAGTATAAAAAAACATTGCTCGATGAACTCGACTTAATGCGTGAGGGTGCTAATGGCATTCAATTAAAGCGTAACTTTGAAGGCTCAGAATCACTTTATATCCCTGCTGTATACAGCGACTATAGCCGCAGTAATGTACTGGTTATGGAGCGTATTTACGGTATCCCAGTGTCAGATACTGAGGCACTGATGGCACAAAACACTAATATGAAGTTATTAGCAGAGCGCGGAGTAGAAGTGTTTTTTACTCAAGTATTTCGCGACAGTTTTTTTCATGCTGACATGCATCCAGGTAATATTTTTGTCTCCCGCGAACACCCGCACAACCCTAAATACATAGGTATTGATTGCGGTATAGTCGGCACACTTAACAAAGAAGATAAACGCTACCTAGCAGAAAACTTTATTGCCTTTTTTAACCGCGACTACCGCCAAGTAGCACAGCTTCACGTAGATTCAGGCTGGGTGCCACCCGATACCAGCATTGAAGAATTTGAGTTTGCTATACGCACCGTGTGCGAACCTATTTTTAATAAGCCACTGGCTGAAATATCATTTGGCCATGTGCTAGTTAACTTATTTAATACCGCACGTCGTTTTAATATGCAGGTTCAACCGCAACTCGTCTTATTACAAAAAACCTTGCTGTATGTTGAAGGCCTTGGCCGCCAGTTATACCCTCAACTAGATTTATGGAAAACAGCAAAACCATTTTTAGAAGACTGGGTTAAACAACAAGTAGGCCCGCTGTCTGTGCTAAAGCAAATGTATGCAAACTTACCGTTTTGGGCAGAAAAAATGCCTGAGCTACCCGATTTAATTTATCAAAATTTAAAGCGAGCACCACACGCTTATGCCCCTGCTACTAAGGTTTCACATAAGCCTTTGGTTTTAGGACTGTTTAGCAGTGCTGCGATGATTGTGTCTACTTTATTTTATTTACAACACAACTTAATCGCTGCCGGCGCTGTCTTAAGCTGTGCTGTTATTGGTTTTATAGCGGCTTGGCGCCGCGCATAA
- the tatA gene encoding Sec-independent protein translocase subunit TatA, with amino-acid sequence MGFGGISIWQLLIVLAIIVLLFGTKKLRGMGGDLGGAVKGFKKAMSDEQSAEKQTSENKAEQIKNSAESKPADVNTTDKTKDNDKV; translated from the coding sequence ATGGGGTTTGGTGGTATTAGTATTTGGCAATTATTAATTGTACTTGCAATCATCGTACTTTTATTTGGTACAAAAAAACTACGCGGTATGGGTGGTGATTTAGGCGGCGCAGTTAAAGGCTTTAAAAAAGCCATGTCTGATGAACAAAGCGCTGAAAAACAAACCAGCGAGAATAAAGCTGAACAAATTAAAAATTCAGCAGAGTCAAAACCTGCCGATGTAAACACAACTGACAAAACCAAAGACAACGACAAGGTTTAG
- the tatB gene encoding Sec-independent protein translocase protein TatB produces the protein MGMWELVVVFIVGLVVLGPERLPVAIRTVSRWVKTAKAMANSVKAEVSEELRVHELHENLKKAEQQGLKDLSPDLQNSVSELQQAAQSVTHSYKKSQSHATNNQQTDDSK, from the coding sequence ATGGGAATGTGGGAGCTTGTTGTGGTATTTATTGTCGGCTTGGTAGTACTTGGACCAGAGCGCTTACCTGTTGCTATAAGAACAGTAAGCCGTTGGGTTAAAACTGCCAAAGCAATGGCCAACTCAGTAAAAGCTGAGGTGAGTGAAGAACTGCGTGTTCACGAATTACATGAGAACCTTAAAAAAGCAGAGCAACAAGGCTTAAAAGATTTAAGCCCTGACCTACAAAACTCTGTTTCTGAGCTGCAACAAGCAGCGCAATCAGTTACTCACAGCTATAAAAAAAGTCAAAGCCATGCCACTAATAACCAACAAACAGATGACTCAAAGTGA
- the tatC gene encoding twin-arginine translocase subunit TatC, which translates to MTEEVKSGFVAHLIELRDRLIKSLLSILVIFIGLVYFANDIYTFVAAPLVAHLPSTATMIATDVTAPFFAPFKLTLFVALFAAIPWILHQIWGFIAPGLYQHEKKMLMPILASSIILFYSGIAFCYFVVLPIILGFFTSVGPQMMTLAPDISSYLGFVLKLFFAFGIAFEIPVAIMLLCWSRATTTQSLKEKRPYIVVGVFVVAMFLTPPDVLSQTLLALPMLLLFELGLILAKFYTAKPQQESEE; encoded by the coding sequence ATGACTGAAGAAGTAAAGTCAGGGTTCGTTGCTCACTTAATTGAATTACGTGACCGATTAATTAAATCGCTATTGAGTATTTTAGTGATTTTTATTGGCTTGGTTTACTTTGCAAACGATATTTATACGTTTGTAGCTGCTCCTTTAGTCGCTCATTTACCCAGCACCGCTACTATGATAGCAACGGATGTCACCGCACCATTTTTCGCTCCCTTTAAACTAACTTTGTTTGTTGCTTTATTTGCTGCTATTCCTTGGATTTTACATCAAATTTGGGGATTTATAGCCCCCGGTTTATATCAGCACGAAAAGAAAATGCTGATGCCAATATTAGCTTCTAGCATCATCTTATTTTATAGTGGCATAGCTTTTTGTTACTTTGTGGTGCTACCCATTATCTTAGGGTTTTTCACCAGTGTAGGGCCGCAAATGATGACCCTTGCACCGGATATAAGTAGTTACTTAGGCTTTGTACTTAAGCTATTTTTTGCATTTGGTATCGCATTTGAAATCCCTGTGGCAATTATGTTGCTCTGCTGGAGCCGCGCCACAACCACACAAAGTTTAAAAGAAAAGCGCCCTTATATAGTGGTTGGCGTATTTGTAGTGGCAATGTTTTTAACGCCACCGGATGTGCTATCACAAACTCTCTTAGCATTGCCCATGCTGCTGTTATTTGAGCTTGGTTTAATTTTAGCTAAATTTTATACCGCAAAACCACAACAAGAATCTGAGGAATAA